A portion of the Drosophila sechellia strain sech25 chromosome 2R, ASM438219v1, whole genome shotgun sequence genome contains these proteins:
- the LOC6607940 gene encoding protein late bloomer translates to MACSTSFLKAVLIVLNVLLSLIGVTLIALSVYELNSSTPGTFEHIAIVVQIFVGTFVVLTSFLGCFATARVSLGLVWSYVICLLILLCLQIYIIAAAHSTDYVERSKKDFLATWADQRANVERISLLEQKYSCCGELGAHDYILMGRGIPLSCYKDQERRESTLFSGGCLRAVQAHATDNVAIGLIIKWLLLLVEFAALGAATHLGITVRNKLRRERF, encoded by the exons ATGGCCTGTAGCACATCGTTCCTGAAAGCCGTTCTTATCGTTCTCAATGTGCTGCTATCG CTGATTGGAGTGACGTTGATTGCTCTGTCCGTGTACGAGCTGAACAGCTCCACGCCGGGCACCTTCGAGCACATCGCCATCGTTGTCCAGATCTTCGTGGGCACCTTCGTGGTCCTGACCTCGTTTCTGGGCTGCTTTGCCACCGCTCGGGTTTCCCTGGGACTGGTTTGGAGC TATGTGATCTGCCTGCTGATCCTGCTGTGCCTGCAGATCTACATTATCGCGGCAGCCCACTCCACGGACTACGTGGAGCGATCCAAGAAGGACTTCCTGGCCACCTGGGCTGATCAAAGGGCCAATGTGGAACGCATATCGCTCCTCGAGCAAAAG TACTCCTGCTGCGGTGAGTTGGGCGCCCATGATTATATCCTGATGGGCCGGGGTATACCCTTGAGCTGCTACAAGGATCAGGAGCGGCGCGAGAGCACCCTCTTCTCCGGGGGCTGCCTGCGTGCCGTGCAGGCGCACGCCACGGACAACGTGGCCATCGGACTCATCATCAagtggctgctgcttctggTGGAG TTCGCCGCCCTGGGAGCCGCAACCCACTTGGGCATCACGGTGCGCAATAAATTGCGGCGCGAAAGATTCTAA
- the LOC6607941 gene encoding protein late bloomer, whose product MPTVRVCLQWTSVVFSTLTLIVGVLAALAGVYELNKFNEGSAEHTEKFVQLGMAGALILAGLVGCLGAIFGSIKVMVVNLILLLALIASHIWKVSHYNETKQLDATEVYVMDLWMKELVHHGAMQDLQQEYECCGDKGFSDYTSLNMKVPRSCFHTKDGIHALYPYAEGCMAAVKRAYLQIYRYEKWVHCGLIGYEVVGIILGITLCCQLTNKTRRYTY is encoded by the exons ATGCCCACGGTTCGCGTGTGCCTGCAATGGACCTCGGTGGTCTTCAGTACGCTGACGTTG ATCGTTGGCGTCCTTGCGGCCCTGGCCGGCGTCTATGAGCTGAATAAGTTCAACGAGGGCTCCGCGGAGCACACGGAGAAGTTCGTCCAACTGGGAATGGCAGGTGCTCTAATCTTGGCCGGGCTGGTCGGTTGCCTGGGAGCCATCTTCGGTTCCATCaaggtgatggtggtg AACTTGATTCTGCTGCTGGCTCTGATAGCCTCGCACATCTGGAAGGTGTCCCACTACAATGAGACCAAGCAGCTGGACGCCACTGAGGTGTACGTGATGGATCTCTGGATGAAGGAGCTGGTCCACCACGGCGCCATGCAAGACTTGCAGCAGGAG TACGAGTGCTGTGGCGACAAGGGATTCTCCGACTACACGAGCCTCAACATGAAGGTGCCCCGCAGCTGTTTCCACACCAAGGACGGCATTCACGCCTTGTATCCGTACGCGGAGGGCTGCATGGCCGCCGTGAAGCGCGCCTATCTGCAGATCTACCGATACGAGAAGTGGGTCCACTGCGGTCTTATTGGCTACGAG GTCGTAGGCATCATCTTGGGAATCACCTTGTGCTGCCAGCTGACCAACAAGACTCGTCGCTACACCTACTAA
- the LOC6607942 gene encoding protein late bloomer produces the protein MNGCYNTIKYTGLLSNLLYMLLGIGVMSGAGLGLQMAEPNTPEHTYFVKSLVLGGSICMIVMFGCYGMVANLLCVNLIFTMFILIALAAEYLQLHHYHSPSLRSPSGAWQQLELAWHGLDREPELMHQYEATQHCCGYNGADDYKRLHLLVPASCYQAAVNDTAQQIYPSGCLETLNRSQRYIQHRDKLYMWAIVGLEIFILLQTVALSVLLFRLRQRQRIARRRVPPGVRREPRSNHVSASRAHLLNDA, from the exons ATGAACGGCTGCTATAACACAATAAAGTACACGGGCCTGCTCTCCAATCTGCTCTATATG CTACTCGGCATAGGAGTGATGTCTGGAGCAGGACTAGGACTGCAGATGGCGGAGCCCAACACGCCGGAACACACGTATTTCGTGAAGAGTTTGGTCTTGGGTGGCTCCATTTGCATGATCGTGATGTTTGGATGCTACGGCATGGTTGCCAACTTGCTTTGTGTCAATCTGATT TTCACCATGTTCATACTGATCGCTCTGGCAGCAGAGTACCTTCAGCTGCACCACTATCACAGTCCGTCCCTCAGGAGCCCGTCTGGCGCCTGGCAGCAGCTGGAACTGGCTTGGCATGGCCTGGACAGAGAGCCCGAGCTCATGCACCAGTACGAGGCCACCCAGCACTGCTGCGGCTACAATGGTGCCGACGATTACAAGCGCCTGCATCTGCTGGTGCCGGCGAGTTGTTATCAGGCCGCTGTTAATGACACCGCCCAGCAGATCTATCCAAGCGGCTGCCTCGAGACGCTGAACCGCAGCCAGCGGTACATCCAGCACCGCGATAAGCTCTACATGTGGGCCATCGTTGGCCTTGAG ATCTTCATACTGCTGCAAACTGTGGCGCTGAGTGTGCTGCTCTTTCGGCTGCGACAGCGGCAGCGCATCGCTCGAAGACGGGTGCCGCCAGGTGTGCGGCGGGAACCGCGCTCCAACCATGTGTCCGCCTCTCGTGCGCACCTACTCAACGACGCCTGA
- the LOC6607943 gene encoding polypeptide N-acetylgalactosaminyltransferase 3, with protein sequence MGLRFQQLKKLWLLYLFLLFFAFFMFAISINLYVSSMPGGDAEMRHPKPPPKRRSLWPHKNIVAHYIGKGDIFGNMTADDYNINLFQPINGEGADGRPVVVPPRDRLRMQRFFRLNSFNLLASDRIPLNRTLKDYRTPECRDKKYAGGLPSTSVIIVFHNEAWSVLLRTLTSVINRSPRHLLKEIILVDDASDRSYLKRQLESYVKVLAVPTRIFRMKKRSGLVPARLLGAENARGDVLTFLDAHCECSRGWLEPLLSRINESRKVVICPVIDIISDDNFSYTKTFENHWGAFNWQLSFRWFSSDRKRQTAGNSSKDSTAPIATPGMAGGLFAIDRKYFYEMGSYDSNMRVWGGENVEMSFRIWQCGGRVEISPCSHVGHVFRSSTPYTFPGGMSEVLTDNLARAATVWMDDWQYFIMLYTSGLTLGAKDKVNVTERVALRERLQCKPFSWYLENIWPEHFFPAPDRFFGKIIWLDGETECAQAYSKHMKNLPGRALSREWKRAFEEIDSKAEELMALIDLERDKCLRPLKEEVPRSSLSAVTVGDCTSHTQSMDMFVITPKGQIMTNDNVCLTYRQQKLGVIKMLKNRNATTSNVMLAQCAPDSSQLWTYDMDTQQISHRDTKLCLTLKAATNSRLQKVEKVVLSMECDFKDITQKWGFIPLPWRM encoded by the exons ATGGGTCTCCGATTCCAGCAGCTGAAGAAGCTCTGGCTGCTCTACCTCTTCCTGCTCTTCTTCGCGTTCTTCATGTTCGCCATCAGCATCAACCTGTACGTGTCCAGCATGCCGGGCGGGGACGCGGAGATGCG TCATCCGAAACCGCCGCCCAAGCGCCGCTCCCTCTGGCCGCACAAAAACATCGTGGCCCACTACATCGGCAAGGGAGACATCTTTGGCAACATGACAGCAG ACGATTACAACATCAACCTGTTCCAGCCCATCAACGGAGAAGGTGCCGATGGGCGACCAGTTGTGGTGCCGCCTCGCGATCGCTTGCGCATGCAACGCTTTTTCCGGCTTAACAGCTTCAACCTGCTGGCCAGCGACCGCATCCCACTGAACCGCACCCTCAAGGACTACCGCACACCTGA ATGCCGCGACAAGAAGTACGCCGGCGGTCTACCCAGCACGTCGGTGATAATTGTTTTCCACAACGAGGCCTGGTCCGTGCTCCTGCGAACCCTCACCAGCGTCATTAACCGGTCGCCGCGCCACCTGCTTAAGGAAATTATCCTGGTGGACGATGCCAGCGATCGCT CTTATTTAAAACGTCAACTGGAGAGCTATGTAAAAGTGCTGGCGGTGCCCACGAGGATCTTTCGCATGAAGAAGCGCAGTGGCTTGGTGCCTGCCCGTCTTTTGGGAGCCGAAAATGCCCGCGGCGATGTGCTGACCTTCCTCGACGCCCACTGCGAGTGCTCGCGGGGATGGCTGGAACCACTTCTTTCCCGCATCAATGAATCACGCAAGGTGGTAATCTGCCCGGTAATCGACATAATATCCGATGACAACTTTAGCTACACGAAAACCTTCGAGAACCACTGGGGCGCCTTCAACTGGCAGCTGAGCTTCCGTTGGTTCTCCTCGGACCGTAAGCGCCAGACAGCGGGCAACAGCTCCAAGGATAGCACTGCCCCGATTGCCACGCCAGGAATGGCCGGTGGATTGTTTGCCATCGATCGAAAGTACTTCTACGAAATGGGATCCTACGACAGCAACATGCGCGTTTGGGGCGGCGAGAATGTGGAAATGTCCTTCCGCATTTGGCAGTGCGGCGGTCGTGTGGAGATCAGTCCCTGCTCGCACGTGGGCCACGTGTTCCGCAGCAGCACGCCCTACACCTTCCCCGGCGGCATGAGCGAGGTTCTCACGGATAATTTGGCCAGGGCCGCCACCGTGTGGATGGACGATTGGCAGTACTTTATAATGCTGTACACCTCCGGACTGACGCTGGGAGCCAAGGACAAGGTGAATGTTACGGAGCGTGTGGCGCTCAGGGAGAGGCTTCAGTGCAAACCGTTCTCCTGGTATCTGGAGAACATATGGCCAGAGCATTTCTTTCCAGCTCCCGACCGCTTCTTCGGCAAGATCATATGGCTGGACGGGGAGACAGAGTGCGCCCAGGCTTACAGTAAGCACATGAAGAACCTACCTGGTCGTGCTTTGTCACGAGAGTGGAAGCGAGCGTTCGAGGAAATCGACAGCAAGGCAGAGGAGCTGATGGCGCTGATCGATCTGGAGCGGGACAAGTGCCTTCGCCCCCTCAAAGAGGAGGTGCCGCGCTCATCTCTGTCTGCAGTAACCGTAGGCGATTGCACATCGCACACCCAGTCGATGGACATGTTTGTAATAACACCGAAGGGTCAGATCATGACCAACGACAACGTCTGCCTGACCTACCGACAGCAAAAGCTGGGCGTGATCAAGATGCTGAAGAACCGCAACGCCACCACTTCGAATGTAATGCTGGCGCAGTGCGCTCCCGACTCCAGTCAGTTGTGGACATACGACATGGAT ACCCAGCAAATATCTCATAGGGACACAAAGCTCTGCCTAACTCTCAAAGCGGCGACTAACTCGCGCCTCCAGAAGGTCGAGAAGGTTGTGCTCAGCATGGAGTGCGACTTTAAGGACATCACACAGAAGTGGGGCTTCATACCACTGCCATGGCGCATGTAG
- the LOC6607944 gene encoding protein late bloomer, with protein sequence MSCGTKALKVSSFVLDFLCCVLAALTIAACSYALIAFSHSVAIRVPSILGIVLGGLLFFSTIFGCIAALRESIRMTWIYAAILLALVFSQITVIFAQPINFELLANETIYDAWQGQLYHSDSMSYFEIKYHCCGQTGPANYPDSGLVIPQSCYFNQNATVTADLYTVGCDHQLAAAFVKGTRWEKITDWSVVGVEIFTVIIAGLLAITLQNAERRRLYR encoded by the exons ATGAGCTGCGGCACGAAGGCATTGAAGGTGTCCTCCTTCGTTTTGGACTTTCTGTGCTGC GTTCTGGCGGCACTGACCATCGCGGCTTGCTCCTATGCCCTGATCGCCTTTAGCCACAGCGTGGCCATCCGGGTGCCCTCCATCCTGGGCATCGTCCTGGGCGGCCTGCTTTTCTTCAGCACGATCTTCGGTTGCATCGCCGCCCTGCGGGAGAGCATTCGCATGACCTGGATC TATGCCGCAATCCTGCTGGCCCTGGTTTTCAGTCAGATCACCGTGATCTTCGCCCAACCCATCAACTTTGAGCTGCTGGCCAACGAGACCATATACGACGCCTGGCAGGGACAACTTTACCACTCGGACAGCATGTCCTACTTTGAGATCAAG TATCACTGCTGCGGACAGACGGGGCCCGCGAACTATCCGGACAGTGGCCTGGTGATTCCGCAAAGCTGCTACTTCAACCAGAACGCCACGGTGACTGCGGATCTCTATACGGTTGGTTGTGACCATCAGTTGGCAGCGGCCTTCGTCAAGGGAACTCGCTGGGAGAAGATCACGGACTGGTCCGTTGTGGGTGTGGAG ATATTCACCGTCATCATCGCCGGACTCCTGGCTATAACCTTACAGAATGCCGAGCGCCGCCGTCTTTACCGATAA
- the LOC6607945 gene encoding protein late bloomer: MGWSPLMIRYLAFLFNFLCAYQCCGIYRLKDYGDASITVPSSCYDQNDTPYKDGCLAKMETQYEELLKGPKIVGWMLMVIEIGAFTFSTIMGVSLRNELRRSAY; encoded by the exons ATGGGTTGGTCACCGCTGATGATAAGGTATCTGGCATTCCTCTTCAATTTTCTTTGTGCG TACCAATGCTGTGGCATATACAGGTTAAAGGACTACGGAGACGCCTCCATAACTGTTCCAAGTAGCTGTTATGACCAAAATGATACGCCCTACAAGGACGGTTGTCTGGCCAAAATGGAGACCCAGTACGAGGAGCTCCTGAAGGGTCCTAAAATTGTTGGCTGGATGCTGATGGTCATTGAG ATTGGTGCCTTCACTTTCTCCACAATCATGGGAGTGTCCTTAAGGAATGAACTACGACGCTCTGCGTATTGA